The window AGTTCAAATGCGGTATTAGTTAATTTAGATGAAAATAAAATCTTACTAGACAAGAATAGCGAAGAAATCATATACCCTGCTTCTTTAACAAAAATAATGACAGTACTTGTAGCCATTGAAAATATACCTGAATTAAATGAGAAGGTTTTGCTTCCTCAAAGTATATTTGCAGATTTATATAAAAAAAATGCTTCAATGGCAGGCTTCCTTGCTAATGAAGAAGTAACCGCTAAGGATTTACTTTATGGTTCGATGTTGCCATCTGGTGCAGAAGCGTCTATTGGTTTAGCAAATTATATAGCAGGGTCAGAGAGAAAATTTGTCAAACTCATGAATGACAAAGCGCAACAGCTCGGTATGGAAGATACTCATTTTAAAAATGCAACAGGACTTCATCACCATGACCATTATACAAGTGTTAAAGATATTTCAATACTTCTGCAATACGCATTAACAAACAACACCTTTCGTGATGTGTACACAGCACAAAGGTACTCTACATCCCCGACCAATCTGCATCCAGAAGGAATAACATTTACAAATCGGATGTTCAAAAATATTAGTTCAAATGATTTACCTAAAGGGAAGATTATCGGCGGCAAAACAGGCTATACAGAAAATGCTGGTTTATGTCTAGCAAGCCTAGCTGTAATAAATGAGCAGGAATATATCTTCGTTACAGTTGGAGCTGAGGGTGACCATCATACCGAACAATTTAATATTACGGATGCATTTTTGGTGTATAGTGGCTTGTAAAACAATATTGGATAGATTGGTACGTGTATTCTGGAAACGAGCGTTTGAGACTGCCTAGTGGGTGGTCTCTTTTTTCTCGCTTGAACAGTCAGTAAACCGCCTACCTCAAGCTGAAAAATGGCTACTGTATAGGAAAAATAAAGTTGGTTGAATAAGTAAGTTCTTTAATATAGCGTTTTATCCAAATAACTTAATGAAGTAATGGTAAATCGAACTCTCTTTAGAAGTTGCACAAGAGCACCTCCTCGTTTAGTAAGTTCAAACAAAAGGTAATGCTAATCTTAAAATTAATGAATTACTGTAAGTTATTTATAGTTTGAAAGTTCTACTTTTTTATTCAATTAATAGGAAGATAGAATTAATCTATATTTCATAAATTGATACTAATTATCAATATTTCAGAATGTTTAAATATTACGATTCTCGAATTAGTTCAATTGTGATAAATTGGAAATATCACACTAATCTGAAAAGTGTGGCAATTAAAGGAAGAGGAGGAAATAAGATTTGAAAAATTTTAAGTTTATGAAGTTCTTAAGTAGTATCCTAGTTTTCGTTATGGTGCTTTCTCTATTGGTTCCATTGTCGAGTGCTAGTGCTGAAGAATCGAAACCATTCAAGCAGGATAGTCAAAGCGAAAGTATAATTCAACTAAAGGCGGCTATTGCTGAACAGCTAAGCTTGTCTAAAGATGGTCCAACTCTCCACGAAAGCTTACAAAATGTATCAGGCAATCAAGAGGTTGCAGTCATCGTTCATTTATCTGAAAAGCCTGTTGCACTAGAGCAAGGAATAAGCCAAGTCAAAGGCCAAAAATTCTCTAATGCTCAAGCAAAAGAAGTTCGTTCCAATGTAAAAGTACAACAAGCAGAAGTTAAGAAAGAGTTAGCTATTAAAAATGTTCAGATGACTCAAGGATATACGTTTGATACTGTTTTAAACGGTTTTGCGGCAACTGTGAAAGCAAATGATCTCCCGAAACTGCTTACAGTAGAAGGAATTACATTAATCGAACCTGATGCAATTGTTTACGCATCAGAAGATAATACGATGAAATCATCGGAACTTATGAAGGAAGATCCATTAGAAGCTCAAATGAATACAAGTAATTCTTTCCTTGGAATAGAACAGCTTTGGAAGGAAGGAACTGAAGGACAAGGAATAAAAGTAGCAGTATTAGATACTGGTATTGATGCAGATCACCCTGAGTTTGCAGGAATTTATAAAGGTGGAAAAAACTTTATTCCAAATTCGACGACTTACACGAAGCATCGGGCAGATAACGATGCATCGGAAACATTGCCTTCAGAGCGTCCAGTCGGGACACCTGAATTTAATGAAAAAGGAAGCTCGTTCTATACTTCTCACGGCACACATGTTGCTGGAACAATTGCAGCAATCGGAGCTAACGAATTCGGTATTAAAGGAATTGCGCCAAAAGTAGACCTTTATGCTTACCGTGTTCTTGGGGCATACGGAAGTGGAGCTACATCTGGTATTGTTAAAGCAATTGAAACTGCTGTAATAGAAAAAATGGACGTTATCAACCTTTCACTTGGCGGGGGAGCTAACTCTGAAACGGATGCTGGTTCATTTGCTATTAATAATGCAATGATAGCTGGAACAATCGGCGTAATTGCAACAGGGAACGAAGGTCCAAATCGCGGAACAATGGGCACGCCTGCAACCGCTCGTTTAGGAATTGCTGTTGGTAACACAACAAATCCTGAAACAATGTATAACGGGGAAGTGAATGTTACAGTTGGCAACTACAACTTAACAAAACAACTTCCATTAATGGGAACGACTTTTGGGAAAGATTTAGCAACACAGCTTCAAGGAGAATTTGACCTAGTTGCTGTTCCTGGAAACGGAGAAGTAAAAGACTTTGAAGGAATTGATGTAGAAGGTAAAGTGGCATTGATTTCTCGTGGCAGTAATGCTTTCGTTGATAAAATTGCGAATGCAAAGGCAAATGGAGCAGTCGCAACAATTATTCATAACTTTGCTGGCGGAACGAATGCACCGAACATTTCAGGCACATTCCTTGGTGATTCATTTGAGTTTCTGCCAACATTCGATATGTCTCAAACGGATGGCCATGCAATTCGCGCTGCATTAGCAGGCGGAACTGGAAAAGTAAGCTTTAGTAAATTTGCTTCCACAAAGACACTGGGGGATGATATAAACTCTTCCAGTTCACGCGGACCATCTACACCAAATTTTGATATTAAACCAGATGTAAGTGCACCTGGAACAAACATTATGTCAACGATTCCAATGTATAAAAAAGATTTCCCTGATGCAGATTATGGGGAGGCTTATGGTCGTAAAACAGGAACATCTATGGCAACTCCGCATATTGCAGGTATTGTTGCATTAGTTAAACAAGCAAATCCTGGTTGGAACGCGTTCGACGTAAAAGTGGCACTTTCTAATACAGCACAGGTTTTAGATAAAACAAAATACGATGTGTTTTCTCAGGGTGCAGGGCGTGTAAATGCTTATGCAGCAGCTCATCCAGAAATTCTTGCCTATGCACTTGATAGCGCAATTTTAGATGGAACTGGTGCAGTTACAGAAAACTTGAAAGGGACAGTTACTTTCGGTCCACAATCACTTAAAAACCAGGATATTTCTGTAACGAAACAAGTTTTAGTAAAAGATATTAAAGGGAACGGCGGCAATTATAACGTATCAATTGATGTGACAAAAACATTTGGTGATGCAACTGTTACAGTAGATCAGCCGACATTTAATCTAGTTGGTGAGCAAGTTTTAAATATTACATTAACTGCTTCACAAGCTACGGCACCAAACGGCTCTGAAATACTAGGGTATATTTCCATCAGCGGTGGAGTTACAGAAATTTCATTACCATTCGCAGCTGACTTAGGCGGCGAGGCAGTAACGGAAATTAAAGATTATAAGATTACAGAAACAGACCTATCCTTTAACGGAGATGGAGTGAAAGACTCAGCTGTACTTTCATTCACATTATCTGGCGATGTAACAACTAACTATATCGAGCTTTGGGATATTATGAATCCTGAAGGTGGAGAATTCGGAGACGGCTACATTGGTTATCTACATGCAGGTACTGCGCTAGGAAAAGGCTCTTATACGC of the Lysinibacillus fusiformis genome contains:
- a CDS encoding D-alanyl-D-alanine carboxypeptidase family protein, translated to MFKKIFLIIAIIFILMLLLKDNLSNPKTKMLDYPQLETPQKSDESLDIDLHSSNAVLVNLDENKILLDKNSEEIIYPASLTKIMTVLVAIENIPELNEKVLLPQSIFADLYKKNASMAGFLANEEVTAKDLLYGSMLPSGAEASIGLANYIAGSERKFVKLMNDKAQQLGMEDTHFKNATGLHHHDHYTSVKDISILLQYALTNNTFRDVYTAQRYSTSPTNLHPEGITFTNRMFKNISSNDLPKGKIIGGKTGYTENAGLCLASLAVINEQEYIFVTVGAEGDHHTEQFNITDAFLVYSGL
- a CDS encoding S8 family serine peptidase, with protein sequence MKNFKFMKFLSSILVFVMVLSLLVPLSSASAEESKPFKQDSQSESIIQLKAAIAEQLSLSKDGPTLHESLQNVSGNQEVAVIVHLSEKPVALEQGISQVKGQKFSNAQAKEVRSNVKVQQAEVKKELAIKNVQMTQGYTFDTVLNGFAATVKANDLPKLLTVEGITLIEPDAIVYASEDNTMKSSELMKEDPLEAQMNTSNSFLGIEQLWKEGTEGQGIKVAVLDTGIDADHPEFAGIYKGGKNFIPNSTTYTKHRADNDASETLPSERPVGTPEFNEKGSSFYTSHGTHVAGTIAAIGANEFGIKGIAPKVDLYAYRVLGAYGSGATSGIVKAIETAVIEKMDVINLSLGGGANSETDAGSFAINNAMIAGTIGVIATGNEGPNRGTMGTPATARLGIAVGNTTNPETMYNGEVNVTVGNYNLTKQLPLMGTTFGKDLATQLQGEFDLVAVPGNGEVKDFEGIDVEGKVALISRGSNAFVDKIANAKANGAVATIIHNFAGGTNAPNISGTFLGDSFEFLPTFDMSQTDGHAIRAALAGGTGKVSFSKFASTKTLGDDINSSSSRGPSTPNFDIKPDVSAPGTNIMSTIPMYKKDFPDADYGEAYGRKTGTSMATPHIAGIVALVKQANPGWNAFDVKVALSNTAQVLDKTKYDVFSQGAGRVNAYAAAHPEILAYALDSAILDGTGAVTENLKGTVTFGPQSLKNQDISVTKQVLVKDIKGNGGNYNVSIDVTKTFGDATVTVDQPTFNLVGEQVLNITLTASQATAPNGSEILGYISISGGVTEISLPFAADLGGEAVTEIKDYKITETDLSFNGDGVKDSAVLSFTLSGDVTTNYIELWDIMNPEGGEFGDGYIGYLHAGTALGKGSYTLNVGGQYKPWGSEPATKIPDGLYTMDFTGLAASGAVSAYVGPIVVKTTKPEITGSVADGVATGQVTDKYIDYNEELYLYDLNYNLNDKLKASYILTVNGEVQAPVAFELNQDGSFTFPVTAESNAVSVIIKDAAGNVGEAMIYEKEVVALSVNPTELDLTAGETAQLTVTETSTPTEGDATEEDVTSKATYVVGDENIATVVNGLVTAVSEGTTTITISYGDNKVAVNVTVKAPVVEVPIVTLEIDQAQVETSIGKEVTVNITEVTTFDGKTTEKDVTKLATYEVANDKIATVIAGVVKGKGQGNTTITVTYGEHTLTFDVFVKQGDDNGNGNGNGNGNGNGNGNGNGNGNGNGNGNGNGNGNGNGNGNGNGNGNGNGNGNGNGNGNGNGNGNGNGNGNGNGNGNGNGNGNGNGNGNGNGNEIIMK